GCGCAGCCCTGACCTCGACCACGGGGTGACGCTCGGGTCGCCGTCCTGGGGCTGCAGCCAACGTTCTGGGTGCTGATCCGGGTTCTCGACGCCGCGGGCGCCGGCTGAAGGCACTTGACGGGTAGACAGCAGTGCCGATACATATAGCCATATGAAGACCACCGTCGAGATTCCAGATGCCGTTCTCAAGGAGGCGCGGCGAGTAGCCGCCCACGAGAAGACCACCGTTCGGGCCCTGATCGTGGACGGTCTCCGGCGCGTGCTGGCCGAGCGGAAGCGCAAGGGCACGTTTCGTCTCCGCAAGGCGTCTTTCAAGGGTGACGGCCTGCACCCCGACCTGGCCGGGGCCCCGTGGGAGAAGGTCCGGGACACGATCTACCAGGGCCGCGGCGCGTGATCGCGGTCGACACGAACCTCCTCGTATATACGCACCGGGAGGACTCACCCTGGCACGAGGCGGCCGCTGCGCGCATCACGGAGCTGGCCGAGGATCGCACGCCGTGGGCGATTCCCTGGCCATGCCTGCACGAGTTCGTAGCGATCGTGACGCATCCCCGGATCTACCTGCCCCCGACTCCGCTCGCGGGCGCAATCGACCAGATCGAGGCGTGGCTGGAGTCGCCCGCTGTGGTGTTGCTCGCCGAGACCGAGGGCTACTGGCCGGAGCTGCGTGCCGCCCTCGAGGCGGGACGAATTCTCGGAGCCCAGGTGCACGACGCGCGGATTGCCGCGCTGTGCCGGTTGCATGGAGTGCGGGAGCTGTGGACGGCAGACCGGGACTTCAGCCGCTTCTCGGGTCTGCGCGTGCGCAACCCGCTCGTGGCCTGACGGCGGCGATCCGCGACCCTCCCTGTCACACCAGGGATTCATGCTGGTCCTCCG
This genomic stretch from Candidatus Methylomirabilota bacterium harbors:
- a CDS encoding DUF2191 domain-containing protein translates to MKTTVEIPDAVLKEARRVAAHEKTTVRALIVDGLRRVLAERKRKGTFRLRKASFKGDGLHPDLAGAPWEKVRDTIYQGRGA
- a CDS encoding TA system VapC family ribonuclease toxin → MIAVDTNLLVYTHREDSPWHEAAAARITELAEDRTPWAIPWPCLHEFVAIVTHPRIYLPPTPLAGAIDQIEAWLESPAVVLLAETEGYWPELRAALEAGRILGAQVHDARIAALCRLHGVRELWTADRDFSRFSGLRVRNPLVA